A stretch of Oreochromis aureus strain Israel breed Guangdong linkage group 11, ZZ_aureus, whole genome shotgun sequence DNA encodes these proteins:
- the twist1b gene encoding twist-related protein 1b, which translates to MSEENLGEESGSSPVSPVDSLSNSEGELDRQPKRCGRKRRPSRKNGEDSDSPTPGKRGKKSSSSSPQSFEELQSQRVMANVRERQRTQSLNEAFAALRKIIPTLPSDKLSKIQTLKLAARYIDFLCQVLQSDELDSKMSSCSYVAHERLSYAFSVWRMEGAWSMSTSH; encoded by the coding sequence ATGTCTGAGGAAAATCTGGGGGAAGAATCGGGCAGCTCCCCAGTCTCTCCTGTGGACAGCCTGAGCAACAGCGAGGGGGAGCTGGACAGACAGCCGAAGAGAtgtgggaggaagaggagaccGAGCAGGAAAAATGGGGAGGACTCAGATAGCCCGACCCCTGGGAAAAGAGGGAAGaagtccagcagcagcagcccccaGTCTTTCGAGGAGCTCCAATCGCAGCGGGTCATGGCCAACGTCCGGGAGCGACAGAGGACCCAATCTCTGAACGAGGCTTTCGCGGCTCTTCGGAAAATTATCCCCACTTTACCCTCGGACAAACTCAGCAAAATACAGACCCTAAAACTTGCAGCCAGATACATCGACTTCCTCTGCCAGGTGCTGCAGAGCGACGAGCTGGACTCCAAAATGTCAAGCTGCAGTTATGTGGCTCACGAGAGGCTGAGCTACGCCTTCTCTGTGTGGAGGATGGAGGGCGCTTGGTCCATGTCAACATCTCACTAG